The Clostridia bacterium genome contains a region encoding:
- a CDS encoding AbgT family transporter — MDEGIGASVSIKIGKKAFISSVLILLALLVMAGVLTRVVPTGSYARLENGGAGAIDVASFQYASIPPLPVWKWFTAPIEVLWSPEGAVVIGIILFFLCIGGAINLLNQCGVFSFMIDRVVRSYAGAKYRLIAVTVLVLMLMSALTGIMEEAVFIVPLMMPLAQSLGMDPLIGLGMSLLAMGFGFAAALTNPFTIGVAQRIAGVPLFSGLWFRALVFAAVYGILTTFLIRHARRIEGADKLPHSSARRGESTDGVRRPDGAGRVLDGRDHRMSVASRWFIGSMAVMLVFSLTSSVVPSLSDYAFPATTVLFLIGGIGAGVGAGKGGRDLARLFVQGIVGMSAGVVLMLMAAGVKHIIASAGILDTIIFTGARAVEGMPRVFAAGMIYLLVLLMNFFIPSASAKSLIMMPILAPLSDVVGLNRQIAVLAFQFGDGFSNVIYPTNPITLISVALAGVSYPYWFRRTVGLQLVVLGVTAAFLVLAVAIGLGPV; from the coding sequence GTGGACGAGGGAATTGGGGCATCGGTCTCGATCAAGATTGGCAAGAAGGCATTCATCTCGTCGGTTCTCATCTTGCTGGCGCTTCTTGTGATGGCAGGCGTGCTCACGAGAGTAGTGCCAACGGGCAGTTACGCACGACTGGAGAATGGCGGGGCGGGAGCGATCGACGTCGCCTCGTTCCAGTACGCGAGCATTCCTCCCCTTCCTGTGTGGAAGTGGTTCACTGCGCCGATTGAGGTCCTCTGGAGTCCAGAGGGGGCAGTTGTGATCGGCATCATCCTGTTCTTCCTTTGTATTGGAGGCGCTATCAACCTCCTGAATCAGTGTGGTGTGTTCAGTTTCATGATCGACAGGGTGGTGCGCAGTTACGCGGGCGCGAAATACCGTCTGATTGCCGTGACTGTGCTGGTGTTGATGCTTATGAGCGCGCTTACCGGCATCATGGAGGAGGCCGTCTTCATAGTCCCGCTCATGATGCCGCTTGCCCAGAGCCTGGGCATGGATCCATTGATCGGACTGGGGATGTCGCTGCTGGCGATGGGATTTGGGTTTGCGGCCGCACTCACAAACCCGTTCACAATTGGCGTCGCGCAGCGAATCGCAGGCGTGCCGCTTTTCTCGGGATTGTGGTTTCGAGCGCTAGTTTTCGCTGCGGTATATGGGATCCTAACAACCTTTCTGATAAGACACGCCAGGCGGATCGAAGGCGCCGACAAGCTGCCCCATAGTTCTGCTCGGCGCGGTGAGTCCACAGACGGAGTGCGCAGGCCTGACGGCGCCGGACGCGTCTTGGATGGCCGTGACCACCGGATGTCCGTGGCGTCAAGGTGGTTCATCGGGTCCATGGCCGTAATGCTCGTGTTCAGCCTGACAAGCTCGGTTGTTCCGAGCCTGAGTGACTACGCCTTTCCTGCAACTACCGTGCTCTTCCTGATTGGCGGCATCGGCGCCGGGGTAGGCGCAGGCAAGGGCGGACGGGATCTCGCGAGGCTGTTCGTACAGGGCATCGTAGGGATGTCCGCAGGGGTCGTGCTGATGCTTATGGCGGCCGGAGTGAAGCACATCATCGCCTCCGCTGGCATTCTCGACACGATCATCTTCACAGGCGCCAGGGCGGTGGAGGGCATGCCCCGAGTTTTCGCTGCGGGAATGATCTACCTGCTCGTGTTGCTAATGAACTTCTTCATCCCATCCGCCTCGGCGAAATCCCTGATCATGATGCCGATTCTCGCGCCACTGTCCGACGTCGTGGGTCTCAATAGGCAAATCGCGGTGCTTGCGTTCCAGTTCGGCGATGGGTTCAGCAATGTAATATACCCGACCAACCCGATCACTCTGATATCCGTTGCACTGGCAGGCGTCAGCTATCCGTACTGGTTCAGGCGCACGGTAGGTCTGCAACTCGTGGTATTGGGAGTCACGGCCGCGTTTTTGGTTCTGGCCGTGGCAATTGGTCTTGGGCCGGTGTAG